The proteins below are encoded in one region of Chitinophagales bacterium:
- a CDS encoding antibiotic biosynthesis monooxygenase, which produces MITRVVKMTFEASHCANFERVFEERKAQIAAFEGCQGVALKRSADNAPIYFTLSTWESEEALNTYRQSPLFEATWSTVKQWFAAKPEAWSLKAV; this is translated from the coding sequence ATGATAACACGCGTAGTTAAAATGACATTTGAGGCAAGCCACTGTGCCAATTTTGAACGAGTATTTGAAGAGCGGAAGGCACAAATTGCAGCATTTGAAGGTTGCCAAGGTGTGGCATTAAAAAGAAGTGCCGACAATGCTCCCATATATTTTACGTTGAGTACTTGGGAGAGCGAAGAGGCGCTGAACACATACCGCCAATCGCCACTTTTTGAAGCAACGTGGAGTACCGTAAAGCAATGGTTTGCTGCTAAGCCGGAAGCGTGGTCTCTAAAAGCGGTATAA
- a CDS encoding SDR family NAD(P)-dependent oxidoreductase: protein MKQFNHKWVLITGATSGFGKATAEIFAAHGANLILTGRRADRLEVSRELLQEKFGVEVLSYCFDITERSQVIVMANDLQTREIVPDILVNNAGLASGKEKIYEGLFSDWEQMIDTNLKGLLYVTRIFLPMMVERNTGHIVNIGSTAGHTVYPEGNVYNATKFAVRALSEAINIDLVGTNIRCCSIDPGAAETEFSLVRFHGDVQKAKKVYEGYQPLTADDIANAVLYVCAAPPHVNITNMVIYPTAQRNAYVWHKEK, encoded by the coding sequence ATGAAACAATTTAACCATAAATGGGTTTTGATAACCGGAGCCACCTCCGGATTTGGCAAGGCAACAGCCGAAATTTTTGCAGCACACGGTGCAAATTTAATTTTAACGGGCAGGCGTGCCGATCGCCTAGAGGTGAGCCGCGAACTACTGCAAGAAAAATTTGGGGTGGAGGTGCTGAGTTATTGTTTCGATATTACGGAGAGAAGCCAGGTAATTGTAATGGCCAACGATTTGCAAACGCGCGAAATTGTACCCGATATATTGGTGAACAATGCGGGGCTGGCTTCGGGTAAAGAGAAAATTTACGAAGGACTTTTTAGTGATTGGGAACAAATGATAGATACCAATTTGAAGGGGCTGCTATATGTAACAAGAATATTTTTACCCATGATGGTAGAGCGCAACACGGGGCATATTGTAAATATCGGCAGCACAGCAGGGCATACCGTTTACCCGGAAGGAAACGTATATAATGCCACCAAATTTGCCGTGCGGGCATTAAGCGAGGCCATCAACATAGATTTGGTGGGTACGAACATACGTTGTTGCTCCATAGACCCGGGTGCTGCCGAAACAGAATTTTCGCTAGTGCGCTTTCATGGCGATGTGCAAAAAGCCAAAAAGGTTTACGAAGGCTACCAGCCACTTACAGCAGACGATATTGCCAATGCTGTGCTATATGTGTGTGCCGCACCACCGCACGTAAATATTACCAATATGGTAATATACCCAACTGCTCAGCGTAATGCGTATGTTTGGCACAAAGAAAAATAA
- a CDS encoding VWA domain-containing protein, giving the protein MVKWLMLVVFPMWMVAQSPKIRILFLLDASYSMNKNWTGGTRWQAAMQTMIEITDSLASLPNVEFAVRVYGHQFSLRDNNCKDSRLEMAFGNVNSNSIRRKLASIVPNGVTPLAYSLEKCANDFAATGEVSRNFLIIITDGEESCGGDPCAVTQKLQQNNILLKPIVLGIQLPDVLQQQFSCIGELTNTASGAELNQALKKAVGETISKTTFQLNILDAAGKPTETDVAFTLTDSKTGVDKYHFHHTLNARGLPDTITISPLFTYDIQVHSTPPVFVKGISMKRNEHNIVSVDAPQGVLEVQFAGSVPKHSSVEKIKCLVQLPSNSTTYFWLQPGSKRKVITGNYVVEVLTNPAIAAARLKVDERKTTTVVIPAPGLVTFSRTYELYGAVFLKSKEGLQKVYDFNEMQKQEVIALQPGKYVAIYRSKFAQTMHTTVEKEFEVVGGSSVLIRQ; this is encoded by the coding sequence ATGGTAAAATGGTTGATGCTTGTGGTTTTTCCCATGTGGATGGTGGCTCAAAGCCCCAAAATACGGATTCTTTTTTTGCTGGATGCTTCGTACAGTATGAATAAGAACTGGACAGGCGGCACCCGCTGGCAAGCAGCCATGCAAACCATGATAGAAATTACCGATAGCTTAGCTTCGCTGCCCAATGTGGAATTTGCGGTACGTGTGTATGGACATCAATTTTCGCTGCGCGACAACAACTGCAAAGATTCGCGTTTAGAGATGGCTTTTGGCAATGTAAACTCAAATTCTATACGGAGGAAGCTGGCAAGCATAGTTCCCAATGGTGTAACGCCTTTGGCATATTCATTAGAAAAATGTGCCAATGATTTTGCTGCTACCGGAGAGGTGAGCCGCAATTTTTTGATAATTATTACCGATGGCGAAGAAAGCTGTGGTGGCGACCCATGTGCCGTTACGCAAAAATTGCAGCAGAACAATATTCTGCTAAAGCCGATAGTGCTGGGTATTCAGTTGCCGGATGTGCTGCAACAGCAGTTTAGCTGCATAGGCGAACTTACCAATACAGCAAGCGGAGCAGAACTGAACCAAGCATTAAAAAAGGCAGTGGGTGAAACTATTTCCAAAACTACTTTCCAACTCAATATTTTGGATGCAGCAGGCAAGCCCACCGAAACCGATGTGGCATTTACGCTTACCGACTCTAAAACAGGTGTAGATAAATATCATTTTCACCATACTTTAAATGCACGCGGTTTGCCCGACACCATTACCATTTCGCCACTTTTTACTTACGATATACAAGTGCATAGCACACCGCCCGTTTTTGTGAAAGGCATAAGTATGAAGCGCAACGAACACAACATAGTTTCGGTAGATGCGCCACAAGGTGTATTGGAAGTGCAGTTTGCAGGCAGTGTGCCTAAGCATAGTTCGGTAGAAAAAATAAAGTGCTTGGTGCAATTGCCGAGCAACAGCACTACTTATTTTTGGCTGCAACCGGGCAGTAAGCGCAAGGTAATAACCGGAAACTATGTGGTGGAAGTGCTTACCAATCCTGCCATTGCGGCTGCACGGCTTAAGGTAGATGAACGCAAAACAACCACGGTGGTTATTCCTGCTCCGGGCTTGGTAACTTTTAGCCGTACTTATGAGTTATATGGTGCTGTGTTTTTAAAAAGTAAGGAAGGTTTGCAAAAGGTGTATGATTTTAATGAAATGCAGAAGCAAGAGGTAATTGCGCTGCAACCGGGAAAGTATGTGGCTATTTACCGCTCTAAGTTTGCCCAAACAATGCATACCACCGTTGAAAAAGAATTTGAAGTAGTGGGTGGCAGTTCGGTTTTAATACGGCAGTAA
- the fabG gene encoding 3-oxoacyl-[acyl-carrier-protein] reductase — MTKLLSGRVALVTGGTRGIGYAIVETLAAQGAHVVFTYVSSEERAKQVSSQLSSEDVKVVGIKSDAGNFEQSGAVIDEVIKQFGKIDILVNNAGITRDNLLLRMSEQQFDEVLQANLKSVFNLTKHASKHMLRAKQGSIINLTSIIGLRGQAGQANYAASKAGIIGFTKSIADEFGSRSIRCNAVSPGFIETDMTEVLSDDVKAGILQQIPFGRMGSAQEVANAVLFLASDLSTYVSGQVLSVCGAMSR; from the coding sequence ATGACAAAACTATTAAGCGGAAGAGTTGCACTTGTAACCGGAGGTACAAGAGGAATTGGCTATGCAATTGTAGAAACTTTGGCAGCGCAGGGTGCACATGTAGTTTTTACTTATGTAAGTTCCGAAGAGCGTGCAAAGCAAGTAAGCAGCCAGTTAAGCAGCGAAGATGTGAAAGTGGTTGGCATAAAATCCGATGCCGGAAATTTTGAGCAATCCGGTGCGGTAATAGATGAAGTAATTAAGCAGTTTGGCAAAATAGATATACTCGTAAATAATGCAGGTATCACGCGCGATAACCTGCTGCTGCGCATGAGCGAGCAGCAATTTGATGAAGTATTACAAGCTAATCTTAAAAGTGTTTTTAACCTCACCAAACATGCCTCTAAGCACATGCTGCGTGCAAAGCAGGGTAGTATTATTAACCTTACTTCCATTATAGGTTTGCGCGGTCAGGCAGGACAGGCAAATTATGCTGCATCTAAAGCAGGTATTATTGGATTTACTAAAAGTATTGCCGATGAATTTGGCTCGCGCAGCATTCGCTGCAATGCTGTATCTCCGGGGTTTATTGAAACCGATATGACCGAGGTGTTGAGCGATGATGTAAAAGCCGGAATCTTACAACAAATTCCTTTTGGCAGAATGGGCAGCGCACAAGAAGTGGCCAATGCTGTACTATTTCTTGCCAGCGATCTTTCTACCTATGTAAGTGGGCAAGTGCTAAGCGTTTGCGGAGCTATGAGCAGGTAA
- the infC gene encoding translation initiation factor IF-3, which produces MSLPIRPRFKGPIKKEAEHRINEKITAPEIRIVGDNIEPKIYQTREAIAKALEMGLDLVEISPNAVPPVCRIIDYNKFLYEKKKKEKELKSKAVKVQVKEIRFTANTDEHDVEFKSKHAEKFLLEGNKVKAVLMFRGRAIVFKDRGELLLLQFAKRLEEVATVEQMPALEGKRMMMTLAPKKKKS; this is translated from the coding sequence TTGAGTTTACCTATACGTCCACGGTTTAAAGGACCCATCAAAAAAGAAGCGGAACACAGAATTAACGAAAAAATTACTGCGCCCGAAATAAGAATTGTCGGTGATAATATTGAACCGAAAATTTACCAAACTCGCGAGGCAATTGCCAAAGCCTTAGAAATGGGATTAGACTTGGTTGAAATTTCACCCAATGCCGTACCGCCTGTTTGCAGAATTATTGATTACAACAAGTTTCTTTACGAAAAAAAGAAGAAAGAAAAAGAGTTGAAATCAAAAGCAGTAAAAGTGCAAGTAAAAGAAATTCGCTTTACTGCCAATACCGATGAACACGATGTGGAATTCAAATCTAAACATGCCGAAAAGTTTTTGCTCGAAGGCAATAAAGTAAAAGCCGTGCTTATGTTTAGAGGGCGTGCTATTGTGTTTAAAGACAGAGGCGAATTACTACTCCTCCAATTTGCAAAACGGCTAGAAGAAGTAGCCACCGTAGAGCAAATGCCCGCCTTAGAAGGCAAGCGCATGATGATGACGCTCGCTCCAAAGAAAAAGAAATCGTAA
- the rnr gene encoding ribonuclease R — protein sequence MDKKKKSKKKGGSVADAEQSILIVVKALESQATLQKLFPLLEDDFTQETIIEALKKLEAKSKIEVHQRGKIKLLPKESTTAPTTNTTSTHPHAKHLKGTVDLTKTGAAYIIIEDSEKDIYVPAKFTKGALHGDEVLVEIIGHYKKKPEGRIIAITKRSQESFIGTLHIHRTHAFVQPEGQRVTFLIHIPLEQATTYENDTKVITRITNWGTPGKHPTGEIVEHIATFGKSDTEMKMILVQNGFHLAFPPAVLAEARKLPQTVLEKDAADRIDYRSVTTFTIDPADAKDFDDAISFKNLPNGNVEIGVHIADVAHYVTENSALDKEASLRGTSVYLPDRVCPMLPEEISNIICSLRPNEDKLAFSTIFEFNAQNEIKNITIAKTVIHSNHRFTYEQAQEVLETGNGTFAEELKIIHRITKSIRKKRFNAGAISFEKDEVRFRLDSSGKPVELYVKQRKDAHLLIEDLMLLSNETIARFGSKLDVNKKRSPFVYRIHDAPDAGKLEQFATIASRFGYRLTFDLESPKQVAATLNQLLQNVNGNPEQGLLEQMAIRSMAKASYTTKNIGHYGLAIEHYTHFTSPIRRYPDLLAHRLTLELLKNGKVAIDKSELEEKCKISSLMERKAMDAEREAIRYKQVEYLSDKIGNEYEGIITGVIARGIFVEMSALLCEGMVTTERLGNEDFTFDEKQLCLRGNKTGIRYNMGEPIRVRVVDANLATRKIELEKI from the coding sequence GTGGATAAAAAGAAAAAGTCTAAAAAGAAAGGCGGCAGTGTTGCCGATGCAGAACAATCTATTTTAATTGTAGTAAAAGCCTTAGAAAGCCAAGCCACATTGCAAAAATTGTTTCCACTGCTAGAAGACGATTTTACCCAAGAAACCATTATTGAAGCACTAAAAAAATTAGAAGCAAAAAGCAAAATAGAAGTGCATCAAAGAGGGAAAATAAAACTACTGCCTAAAGAAAGCACCACAGCTCCCACTACCAACACCACAAGCACACACCCACACGCTAAACACCTGAAAGGCACTGTAGATTTAACCAAAACAGGAGCCGCCTATATTATTATCGAAGATTCCGAAAAAGATATTTACGTACCTGCAAAATTCACCAAAGGAGCATTGCATGGCGATGAAGTTTTAGTTGAAATAATTGGCCACTACAAAAAGAAACCCGAAGGCAGAATTATTGCCATTACCAAGCGCAGTCAAGAAAGTTTTATTGGCACCTTACACATTCACCGCACACACGCATTTGTGCAACCCGAAGGCCAGCGCGTTACCTTCCTCATCCACATTCCATTAGAGCAAGCTACCACTTACGAAAACGATACTAAAGTAATTACCCGCATTACCAACTGGGGCACACCCGGCAAGCACCCCACGGGCGAAATTGTAGAGCACATAGCAACCTTCGGCAAAAGCGATACCGAAATGAAAATGATATTGGTGCAAAACGGATTTCACCTGGCATTTCCCCCTGCAGTACTTGCAGAGGCGCGCAAACTTCCGCAAACCGTATTAGAAAAAGATGCTGCAGATAGAATTGATTACCGCAGCGTTACCACCTTTACCATAGATCCCGCAGATGCAAAAGATTTTGACGATGCCATTTCCTTTAAAAACCTGCCCAACGGCAACGTAGAAATTGGTGTACACATTGCCGATGTGGCACATTATGTAACCGAAAACAGCGCATTAGATAAAGAAGCCTCTCTACGCGGCACATCGGTGTATTTGCCCGATAGAGTTTGCCCCATGCTGCCCGAAGAAATTTCAAATATCATTTGCTCCCTGCGCCCAAACGAAGATAAACTCGCATTCTCCACCATTTTTGAATTCAACGCCCAAAACGAAATCAAAAATATTACCATTGCCAAAACAGTTATTCATTCTAACCATAGATTCACCTACGAGCAAGCACAAGAAGTATTGGAAACAGGTAATGGCACATTTGCCGAAGAACTCAAAATTATTCACCGCATTACCAAATCTATCCGCAAAAAAAGATTCAATGCCGGAGCCATTTCTTTTGAAAAAGACGAAGTGCGCTTTAGGCTAGATTCATCCGGTAAACCCGTTGAACTATACGTAAAACAACGCAAAGACGCACACCTGCTTATTGAAGATTTAATGTTGCTTTCCAACGAAACCATTGCACGCTTCGGCAGCAAATTAGATGTAAACAAAAAACGAAGTCCCTTTGTGTACCGCATTCACGATGCACCCGATGCCGGAAAATTAGAGCAGTTTGCAACCATTGCTTCCCGCTTTGGCTACCGCCTAACCTTCGATTTAGAAAGCCCCAAGCAAGTGGCAGCCACCCTAAACCAACTCCTGCAAAATGTAAACGGCAATCCCGAGCAAGGTCTTTTAGAGCAAATGGCCATCCGCAGCATGGCTAAAGCCTCCTACACCACCAAAAATATTGGGCATTACGGTTTGGCAATAGAACACTACACCCACTTTACTTCGCCCATTAGGCGCTATCCCGATTTGTTGGCGCACCGCCTTACTTTAGAATTGCTCAAAAACGGCAAAGTAGCAATAGACAAAAGCGAACTGGAAGAAAAATGCAAAATAAGTTCCCTCATGGAGCGCAAAGCTATGGATGCCGAGCGCGAAGCCATTCGCTATAAGCAAGTGGAATATTTGAGCGATAAAATTGGCAATGAATACGAAGGCATTATTACCGGAGTAATTGCCCGCGGCATTTTTGTAGAAATGAGCGCCTTACTATGCGAAGGAATGGTTACCACCGAGCGCCTCGGCAACGAAGATTTTACTTTCGATGAAAAACAACTTTGCCTGCGCGGCAATAAAACAGGCATTCGCTACAATATGGGCGAACCCATCCGCGTGCGGGTGGTAGATGCCAACCTGGCTACGCGAAAAATTGAACTGGAAAAGATTTAA
- a CDS encoding hydroxyacid dehydrogenase — translation MNKGKVLITEPVHECLPEGLCQLGFEVVHLPEIAAAEVLPIIGEFTGLIINSKVQANKTLLAQASQLKFVARCGSGKEVIDFEYCHQHGITPITSPEGNRQAVAEHALGMLLSLLNNIHSAHAQVVQKKWIRERNRGVELFGKTVGIIGFGHTGSAFANVLKGFCPTILAYDKYHTNCTTNEVRQTTLQEIFEKAEIVSLHLPLSPETKHFANETFFAAFKQKIWFLNTARGSCTDTVALLHAIQQGKIHGAALDVLENEKLESYTPLENELLQQLAQTQKVLFTPHIAGWTIESKRKIAEVLLQKISALA, via the coding sequence ATGAATAAGGGTAAAGTACTCATTACCGAACCTGTACATGAATGCCTGCCCGAGGGCTTATGCCAGCTAGGATTTGAGGTAGTTCATTTACCCGAAATTGCAGCTGCAGAAGTACTCCCGATTATTGGTGAGTTTACAGGGCTTATTATCAATAGCAAAGTACAGGCAAATAAAACATTGCTAGCCCAAGCCTCACAACTGAAATTTGTAGCCCGCTGCGGATCGGGCAAAGAAGTTATTGATTTTGAATACTGCCACCAACACGGCATTACACCCATTACTTCGCCCGAAGGAAACCGACAAGCAGTGGCTGAACACGCACTTGGCATGCTGCTATCGCTCTTAAACAATATTCATAGCGCACATGCACAGGTAGTGCAAAAAAAATGGATACGCGAGCGCAACAGAGGTGTAGAGTTGTTTGGTAAAACTGTTGGCATCATTGGTTTTGGGCACACAGGGAGCGCCTTTGCAAATGTGCTAAAAGGCTTTTGCCCAACTATACTTGCTTACGATAAATACCACACCAATTGCACCACCAACGAAGTGCGCCAAACTACACTTCAAGAAATTTTTGAAAAGGCTGAAATTGTAAGCCTACACTTGCCGCTTTCTCCGGAAACCAAACATTTTGCCAACGAAACATTCTTTGCTGCTTTCAAACAAAAAATTTGGTTTTTAAATACTGCACGCGGAAGTTGCACAGATACTGTGGCGCTGCTACATGCTATACAGCAGGGTAAAATACATGGTGCTGCTTTAGATGTGTTAGAAAATGAAAAATTGGAAAGCTACACGCCTTTAGAAAATGAACTTCTCCAGCAATTGGCACAAACACAAAAAGTGCTCTTCACTCCACATATTGCCGGATGGACAATAGAATCGAAAAGAAAAATTGCAGAAGTATTGCTGCAAAAAATAAGCGCCTTGGCTTAA
- a CDS encoding PepSY-like domain-containing protein: protein MKYPIVLLTIFFAMCFLTNCNKEKLLDEKDIPAEIKQYAATHFPSCVITKATKETGNRDDAYEINLSCGVKLEFNLQKNIVDIDGSSKLPDSVIPTGILNYVAANYAGKYIVGWEIQNSKQYADLSNRVTLVFDMQDSFLYIAD from the coding sequence ATGAAATATCCTATAGTTCTTCTTACTATATTTTTTGCCATGTGTTTTCTTACCAATTGCAATAAAGAAAAGTTGCTTGACGAAAAAGATATTCCGGCAGAAATTAAACAGTATGCTGCCACGCATTTCCCTAGCTGTGTCATTACAAAAGCAACTAAAGAAACAGGCAATCGCGATGATGCGTATGAAATAAACCTATCGTGCGGAGTAAAATTGGAATTTAACCTGCAAAAGAATATAGTTGATATTGACGGTTCTTCTAAGCTACCCGACAGTGTAATTCCCACCGGAATTTTAAATTATGTAGCAGCTAACTATGCAGGAAAATATATAGTAGGCTGGGAGATACAAAATAGTAAGCAATATGCAGATTTAAGCAATCGCGTAACCTTAGTATTTGATATGCAAGACAGCTTTCTGTACATAGCAGATTAG